The DNA segment CGAGTGCGAGCAGACGGTGGCACTGCTGGCGCTGCTCAAGCGCGTCACCCGCACCCAGGCGcgcttcctgcagctctgcctcgAGCACTCGCTGGCCGACTGCCCCGACATCCACCTGCTGGAGGCCGAGGCCAACAGCGCCGGTGAGCCGGGAGGGGAatgggggctggggaggggcaaTGCggggctggtgaggggctgcggggccggggggctgcggaggggctggggaggggctgcggGGGTCTGGGGAGGGTCCAGGCAGCCCTGCGGGGTTTGGGGGTTGTCTGGGGGGTGGGGGGCTGTCAGGGTGGGACTGGGCAGccctgtggggtttggggggtgaAGGGGATCACAGGGGTCCCTGAGAGGTCTGGGGGTTGTTACAGGGGTCCCTGGGGGTCCTTGTGCCTTGTGGGGTGCCAGGAGTGcccagctcctgttcctgtgtgtgtctgtccctgctgaccgtgtccccgtccctgtccccagctgccatcTCCCAGTGGCCCCAGGAGCCCGCCGAGGCTGCcgtggccctgctgctggccctgtccctgtccccactgactgtccctgtccctgtccccagctgccatcTCCCAGTGG comes from the Oenanthe melanoleuca isolate GR-GAL-2019-014 unplaced genomic scaffold, OMel1.0 S531, whole genome shotgun sequence genome and includes:
- the LOC130267006 gene encoding protein Smaug homolog 2-like; this translates as MMFRDQVGIVAGWFRGWSECEQTVALLALLKRVTRTQARFLQLCLEHSLADCPDIHLLEAEANSAAAISQWPQEPVVALLTVSLSLSPAAIS